The Spea bombifrons isolate aSpeBom1 chromosome 4, aSpeBom1.2.pri, whole genome shotgun sequence genome segment cacatatatatgtgccattactatgcacacacatacatgtgtcAGTACTctgcacacacatgtacatgtatactctgaatacacacatacatgtgccAGTactttgcacacacatacatgtgccGGTACtctgcgcacacacacacacacatgtacatgtatACTATGCATTCACACATACATGTGCCATTACTCTGCCCACACATGTACATGTATACtctgcatacacacatacatgtgccGGTACTctgcacacacacatgtacatgtatactctgcatacacacatacatgtgccGGTggagtacacacacacacgtgccgttaccccgcacacacacatctGCCATGCAGCAGCTTTCCAGCGACAGGGCCTACATGTACATTACAGCTGTTGGAGGAAGGATACCTCACACTGCGCATGCGCTGCTGCCTCGCCCTGTAGCTGGGCGGAGTAATCCGCAGCAGCCAGCTCACCGCTTCCGCGCACGCGCACCATGCCCCTCCGTTGCTGACATCACTGCAGCGCAGGCGCCCTATTTTCCGTGTGCCGCCTCGCGCCTCTGCTCCGCGCACGCGCACTCGGCGCCTCAGCCGCGCCCTGCCCCGCAGCCCGCGCAGACACCACGCCCACACACTCGGTCGCGCCCATCTGCGCACGCGCAGTTACAGCCCGACCCACCCATCTGCCTAGGCCCTGTCAGCGCGCGCTATATAAAGGGCGGGGACGGCGGGACTGGACTCTGCGCGCGCATACCGAGCAcgaggcagcagcagcagctcgcGACCACCGGGCCAGGCGAACATCGTTAGCGAAACCCTCCCCGCACACAGCCCGCCAGCAACATGTCTTGGGACGATTATGTCAGCAACCTCATGGACAAGAACTGCCAGGACGCCGCCATAGTGGGAATCTGCGGGACCCCGTGCGTGTGGGCCGCCCACCCGGGGGGACAGCTCCGAACCCTCTCGGTGAGTCCTGCGCCTGGGGGCTGCCTCAGGCAATTAAATTCCCCGCTTGCGGGGTTTGTAACCCTTAAGCTTACCGAATTACCCCGCCGTTATCCATCTTTGTTGCCCCCTCTGACAGGCGCTACCTCCCCCTCCCACACGGTAATTCACCCCAGACAGGCCCCTTGCTGCCAGTGCTCAAACttacccccaccccccacaGTGGTTACTGCAATTCTGACCCCCACCGTTGAGGTATTGGGTGCACCCATTCCCTGTAATAAACCCCGGTCAGCAGCCGGTTAACCCACTGGGGCGGGGGTGCCAACCTGAATATGTTGGTAATGAGTATTGGGGTGTCTTGGGGGTATAATGGCTATTGCACCATGCAGTGGTAACATGTCCCCCAGCACATACCCCCATCTGCCCCTGCAGTGTGCCCCCTGTGTGTAGTGTTGATGCCTCTTCTTGTAGGTAAGACCCCCTGGCCCGCTTTGGCCCCTCTTGTTCCCTGTTCTAGATAACTTCATGCCCTCCAAATGCTTTCTATTTACTTTGCACTTTAGCTGTTCTGCCTGTACTGGTCATCCCTCCCCAGTAACTACTACCGTTTTTGTAAAGTAGGACCGGATCTTGCCCTTGTGACAGTCCTGTAGCTGCCATAAATATATAGTGCTGGTGTGTTAACCCCTGGTATTCCGTGTGCTGGGGTATCCCGGGACCCTGTGCTGAGGGGCGCGGTGCTCTTCCCCTGAGTAAATGGGGCATGGTGCTGTAGGGCACACTGTTGGGGGGTATATTGCTGCTTGgtctgggggggcagggggtgcCAGATCCTGTGTCCCTCCTCCTGGCTGCTGTACAGGGTGGTCTTTCTGGGGCAGTCGGTTAACCCTTTAGTGCTCTCCGCCCTGCATGGGTGCTGGTTGAGATGGTTAATTGGAAGCCctgtggcgggggggggggtcaggccCCGGAACCGCCAGCTTTTGTTCCAGTTGCTCAGCTTCCCCTCCCTGCCGCGGTTTCCTGTGTGCTGCAGGAAGTGGCAGCTgagtaacgggggggggggggggtagcctGCGCTCCTGCCGGTGTCAGCGCTATCTGGTGCGGGTCCCTCGGCCGCATTATCTCCATCCCACAGCCGCCTGTCTGCGGTGACAGCCGCCCGGCACACCGCCGCTCCCTGGTTACTGTATCCAGGTCCAAGGTCTGTAACAGTTACCCTTCCACTAGTTATATACCCCGGGGCAGCTGCGCGGGAGGGGCAGATTCCCAACCAGATAAAGGCACTGGTGGAAACAACTAATGGGAACTCTGGATCAGGACCCAATACCCCCCCCAGTCCAGTGGggccatatgcctgtcccatgtgtGTTCAatcctctcactgtattaccctctaccacttctgctgggatgctgctCCACTTAACCACTGCCCTCAGTAAAGTGACATTTGAAGTAATACATTGAAGCGGGGTAGTTAATGTTCattgccgcccccccccccacgtgtAGGTTCCCAACTGCCGCTCACTCCCTTCTCTGCCTTGTAAATGGTATTTAAATCGCTGCTTAACCCCTGAGCTGCTGCGCTCGTCACAAGCTCCTCAGTCTCGTGCCGGTTGCCCCGGGGCGTATATAATTGGAGCATAGGGGTAACCGTTACAGATTTTGGCCCTCTGGACAGTGTGCCGGGCAGCTTACTGGCAGCGATGCGGGCGCTGGGTTTCCATGCAGTCAGGGGCCCCTGTTAGTGCCTATTGTGTCCTTTACGTGGGGCCCGGGCCCTGCACCCGGCTCCTGAGTAACATCAGCTGTGGCTGTAAAATCTCAGCCGATGCCTCACTTCCTGTTTGTAACAAAATGGCAGGGAGCTGCGGGCCCTCCCAGAGGAGggacggggaggaaaaactgaCTTTCAGGCCGAAAAAGGAAACGTCTGAAAGCCCCGTTTCTGCATTCAATTCCGTCAGCGCTGATTAATGAGCCCCAGATGGCTCCCGGTGGCCGCCGCCGGCCCGTGTGCAGCCGCTGTGTCCTGGAGCCGGGGCCCTTAGCACCCAGGGGCCACAGTGCATTAATAGTAAATGATCCGTCACAGATCCGACGGCTTGtgtttaaatgccccccccccggtaataCCCTCTGTCGTTGGATTGGCCAGATAGCCGCAAGGGGCCACACTGTTCTGGCAGTGTGCTTTGTGCTGCGCCTGCCTCGTGACAGCCGTGCTTTTCGAGCCGCTGTAGACTGGGGCAGCGTTTAGTTATTTGCCCCCTCTGGCAGGCGTTAGTCGCCCCGCGGTCAGGGCAGCTGTATAAAAAAAGCTGCTGAAATGTTGGGTGGGAATGAGTGGCTACGGGAAGGAGGAAGTGCTTGTGGGGCAACTTCCTGTAACGGTGCGCTTCCTACAGCCAGAAGCCGTGTACATACATGTTCACTGCGTGTAAACGCTGCGTGACCCCAGACCTCCGAAGGTTAACTTTGCCATGTACTGTACGGTACCCATGTAATGCCCATCCCCCCACCTATTGCCCCATCTCTGCCCCACAATACAGTCCAACCTCCTATGGGCAGGGGGTGGTGTGTGGGGGGCTCTGTTCCAACATTCCATGCAGTTCGGCTCTGTAAGGGTTAATGTATTTTAAGGGGGGGCATTAAAAGGTCCATGGCTGTGAATTGCAGTAAATCTGcctgctgtccctttaaccagGAAGATTTCTGCCCCTTACTGGGGGCCGGTTAACCCTCCATCTGCAggtactgaaggggttactcGCTGCCGGGGTGACGGCGCGTGCCGGGTGGTCTCGCTCTGCCGGGAGGAAGCGGGGGAGGGGCTGCGAAGTATGTCCATTTTTGGTAAAGTCTGCAGGTTGTTGCAGCGGGAAGTGAATTGCAGAAGAGCGGCCGGGGCATGCGCAGCTCCCTGCCGCCAGTCACATGCCCCCCCTGCCCCGTGGAGACCGGGGGCCCCGGCTGCGTGTGCTGAGGTCATGCGGTGACTCAGCCGTCCGCGCCACGCCTGTGTACTCGGAGGAGTTTGCACCGGCGGGGAAATGGCCGGCAGACGCTCCTGGCGTgatctgatttaactatacactatGCAGGGCCTGCTCGGCTGCCGGTGTGTGCCAATGCTAGAAAGTggtctgatttaactatacactacGCAGGGCCGGCTCGGCTGCTGGTCTGTGCCAATGCTAGAAAGTggtctgatttaactatacactatGCAGGGCCGGCTCGGCTGCCGGTCTGTGCCAATGCTAGAAAGTggtctgatttaactatacactatGCAGGGCCGGCTCGGCTGCTAGTGTGCCAATGCTAGAAAGTggtctgatttaactatacactatGCAGGGCCGGCTCGGCTGCCGGTCTGTGCCAATGCTAGAAAGTggtctgatttaactatacacaaTGCAGGGCTGCCGGTCTGTGCCAATGCTAGAAAGTggtctgatttaactatacactatGCAGGGCCGGCTCGGCTGCCGGTCTGTGCCAATGCTAGAAAGTggtctgatttaactatacactacACGGGGCCGGCTCAGCCCTGTCTCGCTGACACGTGGTTCAGGGACTCCGCTGCTGGCACAGTTGAAGGCAGCTGTAAGGCAGATCCCTGCGCAGACCTCCCACGTCATGTGCCGCTGCTGCCTAGCGGGGCCCTGCCGTGTCTTGTCTTCAGGAGCCCAGGGGGGGCCCCCAAATACCTCGCATTCCAGGGACGTGACTGGACAGGATCCCTCCGCATGCCTGAAGACACGGCCGCTAAATACTGCGATGCCCCCCCTATCGGCATGAAGCCCCTGCAGCCCGTGGCAGATGCCCTTCTAGTTAGATCTTGGGCAGGTGGCTCCGGCTCGTGGCACTTTATGGGGGGGTGGGTGTGAAGCCCCATGGTTTTAggacctgcccccccccctcgggCTGTAGCTGCATGCACTTCTCCCCCTGCCCCTCCAGGGGGTGCCAGACACTGACAGGCtgataattaaccctttaatgatcttgcattcaccccccccctctctccccacaGCCCGCCGAGGTCTCCAGTCTGATCGCCGACGACCGCTCGGGGCTCCTGGTGAACGGCCTGTCGCTGGGCGGCATGAAGTGCTCCGTCATCCGGGATCAGTTCAACATCCCCGACATCATGGTGATGGACGTGAAAACCAAGAACCCCGACGGACCCACCTACAACGTGGCCATCGGCAGGGCAAAGACCGGTAGGTTGTGTGCCGGGGGATGGGATCTCGGTACCCGTTGCCCCCCCTAGTACCCCATCTAACATCTCGTCTTGTTCCCCCAGCTCTGGTGATCGTGGTGGGGGCAGAAGGCGTCCACGGCGGCACCCTCCACACTAAAGCGCATGAAATGGCCAAGTACCTGCGGgatttaaacttctgaccccCCGGCCCCCCTCCGTTACTACTGATTCAGTCGCCTGTTCCAGCTGCCAACATTGGAC includes the following:
- the LOC128490128 gene encoding profilin-2-like, producing the protein MSWDDYVSNLMDKNCQDAAIVGICGTPCVWAAHPGGQLRTLSPAEVSSLIADDRSGLLVNGLSLGGMKCSVIRDQFNIPDIMVMDVKTKNPDGPTYNVAIGRAKTALVIVVGAEGVHGGTLHTKAHEMAKYLRDLNF